In one Lolium rigidum isolate FL_2022 chromosome 3, APGP_CSIRO_Lrig_0.1, whole genome shotgun sequence genomic region, the following are encoded:
- the LOC124698909 gene encoding UDP-glycosyltransferase 72B1-like, translating to MVEANDVCVGTAESRRPPHVAMLVTPGMGHLIPLAELAKRLAARHGVTATLITFASTASATQRAFLASLPPTISALSLPPVDLSDLAPDAAIETLMSEECVRLVPALTAVLSELRETTRLVAFVADLFGADSFDAAVAAGVPRRYLFFPTNLLGLTLIMHLPELDATVPGEFRDLAEPVRLPGCVPIPGKDVLAPLQDKSNPSYRWMVHHGKRYLDADAILVNSFDAVEPGAIAALRVPEPGRPPVYNIGPLIQTNAASPAPRAACLDWLDRQPPKSVIFVSFGSGGSLPREQMHELALGLELSGQRFLWVVRSPSDEGALNANYYDAESKKDPLAYLPDGFVERTKDVGLLVPSWAPQIKVLAHQATGGFLVHCGWNSVLESLVHGIPMVAWPLFAEQRQNAVMLADGIGAAIRMPETKTKDEIAATVREIMVGKGKGAEVRAKVLELQKAAEEGLAEGGAATVALDEVVRRWI from the coding sequence ATGGTGGAGGCCAACGACGTCTGCGTCGGCACGGCGGAGTCTCGCCGCCCACCGCACGTGGCGATGCTGGTGACGCCCGGGATGGGACACCTGATCCCGCTGGCCGAGCTGGCGAAGCGCCTGGCCGCGCGGCACGGCGTCACGGCCACGCTCATCACCTTCGCCTCCACGGCGTCCGCCACGCAGCGCGCCTTCCTCGCCTCCCTCCCGCCCACCATCTCCGCGCTGTCCCTGCCGCCCGTCGACCTCTCCGACCTCGCCCCCGACGCCGCCATCGAGACGCTCATGTCCGAGGAGTGCGTCCGCCTGGTGCCGGCGCTGACGGCGGTCCTGTCGGAGCTCAGGGAGACCACGCGCCTGGTCGCCTTCGTCGCCGACCTCTTCGGCGCGGACTCCTTcgacgccgccgtggccgccggggTGCCTAGGAGGTACCTCTTCTTCCCGACCAACCTCCTCGGGCTCACCCTCATCATGCACCTCCCGGAGCTCGACGCCACCGTGCCCGGCGAGTTCCGGGACCTCGCCGAGCCCGTCAGGCTCCCCGGCTGCGTGCCCATCCCGGGGAAGGACGTCCTCGCGCCGCTCCAGGACAAGTCAAACCCGAGCTACCGGTGGATGGTGCACCACGGCAAGCGCTACCTCGACGCCGACGCCATCCTCGTCAACTCCTTCGACGCCGTCGAGCCGGGCGCCATCGCGGCGCTACGCGTCCCGGAGCCCGGCCGCCCTCCGGTGTACAACATCGGTCCCCTCATCCAGACCAACGCTGCCAGCCCCGCTCCGCGCGCGGCGTGCCTGGACTGGCTGGACCGGCAGCCTCCCAAGTCGGTCATCTTCGTCTCCTTCGGGTCCGGGGGATCGCTGCCGAGGGAGCAGATGCACGAGCTGGCGCTGGGGCTGGAGCTCAGCGGGCAGCGGTTCCTGTGGGTGGTGCGGAGCCCGAGCGACGAGGGAGCGCTCAACGCCAACTACTACGACGCCGAGAGCAAGAAGGACCCGCTGGCCTACCTCCCCGACGGCTTCGTGGAGAGGACAAAGGACGTGGGCCTCCTCGTGCCGTCCTGGGCCCCGCAGATAAAGGTCCTGGCCCACCAAGCCACGGGAGGCTTCCTGGTGCACTGCGGCTGGAACTCGGTGCTGGAGAGCCTGGTGCACGGCATACCCATGGTCGCCTGGCCGCTCTTCGCCGAGCAGCGGCAGAACGCCGTGATGCTGGCCGACGGGATCGGGGCGGCCATACGAATGCCGGAGACCAAGACGAAGGACGAGATCGCCGCCACGGTGAGGGAAATCATGGTCGGGAAAGGCAAAGGCGCAGAGGTACGAGCCAAGGTGTTGGAGCTGCAGAAGGCGGCGGAGGAAGGTCTCGCCGAGGGAGGAGCCGCCACGGTCGCGCTGGACGAGGTGGTGCGCAGGTGGATATAG